The Lytechinus pictus isolate F3 Inbred chromosome 14, Lp3.0, whole genome shotgun sequence genomic sequence TCAGTTTGACAAGTGGAATATAATTACCCAAGCATTCTTGATAGCAGAAAGGACTCTACCAGAGAACATTGTAATGGACTACTTCGTGCCGAAACTTCTTTTGCACGCCCGAAGTGGTGTATTTCATTATCGCAGGGACATCGAGATGAAAGCACTTCAGATCTTCAAGGATGCAGTTCAGTTGGAACAACAATCGAAGCTCAAGATTGGTTCAGTGATAGGGTGTATCCTTGAAGGCTTGCGAGGAGTAGATGtgaaattttggaaaaattatgacGTGAAGGAGTGTATTTCAATCATGAACTCTTGCTTGCCAATATTTGAAAGCGCTCCAAGACGTATTGTTAGAAAGGCACAGGAAGAAATGCTGAAGTGTCTTGGTTCGGACTTGATAGCGATTGCAATGTCCAGCTGCCCCGAATCAACAGAGACATTTGAATCGTTACTGACGTTTGCAGAACAATTTGTGAAAACCATCAGAAAGAAATGTAAAGGATGTAATGTCACATCTGTCAGCCATGATATCATCGTACGATGTCGGAATTACTTACTAGATAGAAGAGTACGTGTCAATGACACAAAGTTAAAGCGTTTGAAACGATTGATTTCAAGGTTAGTACAGTGTGAAGATGCTACCCATCGGAATATTGACAGGAATACAATGCTTCATTCCTTGATGAAAATGCACCTGAGTATATATCCGCAGTTTCTGAAGGATGTGGCATTGGTTCTCATTCGGAATGGATGCGATCCAAAGAAGAGAAACAATCGCCATGAAACATGGGAAGAGGTGATTGATTATTTGCCGTACACATTGACTCCAGAGTTCAAAGATCTCAAGGAGATAATTACGTCTCAAAGTCATTCGGTCTTACCTCTCGAGGAAATCGCCTCAAGGACCATTCTCCGTCATCACATCACCCATGAGGGCGTCCTACCTAAGAATCTTTCTCGCATCGTAACTGGAGATCTTTGGCCACCAGACAGCTCTAAGTCGGACTTGGAAGGCGGCagagagagaaatgaagatCGTGATCTGGACTCGGATTATGATATTGATCTGGAATGCGAACCGGAAAGCGATTCAGAGTATGATTCACACATGTATTTTGATTCAGACTCTGATTCAGACTTCTTTTTTCATTCTATGAGCCGATATGGTTATTATGAGGGAAGTTCTTCTGAATTTTATGATTGAGACTCATGTTCATCTGATGCTTCTTCTCCATTTATATTTCTAGAGGcgaataatgataacaaaacgAAGAGAGCGGGAATTTGGAGACATCATAACACCAGAGCAGAACTAGACGAATGTGACGCTTGTAAGGGCCTATATACGAATTCCCGAATGCTAATCACTTGGTCACTCTTTATGGTCAAGGATTGTTTGGATTCTTGTGTTTATTCTACGCCCATAGCTTTAATAATTGGCGTCGGGTTGTTGTTGTTTCGACCGGGTCTAATAATTCCCAGACCCTACCGTGATATATTCGttaattgttatatttttgtattttgtctGTTATTgcagttttaaaaattcatttcatacttcataatgtttttcattctaaattttatttcatcttttttttggggggggagcaATGAGTTTAATTGGTAGCACAGTCCGTCATAGAGTAGTCGAAATTAgtataaaaaacaacattttaagGGGTTCTGGTCCAGGAATTCAGTGTCCTGTTTATGTACCCTGTAGTGATTGAGAGACATCTTTTTTAACAAGTACATTTTATGGAAATTACATAGAAAAAGTTACTATCAAATGCAACTGTCATCAAATTGAAATACGTCCGTtttgatttttaacaaaatcttAAGTGTGCATTCAGGAATTGTCCTTCATTTTTTGTTACTTGCCTTTTATGTTAAATCTCTGTCATGATACAAAGTGAAAACAAATTGCATACAAATCGTCAACcctgtttattttatataaagcaaaaacaaaacaaaaaaagattaCATACAAACAAGAGAACCTATGAATGAAGGTATTAccttagattaaaaaaaaaaatattgtggctTTTCGAAGCTGCCCCAAATTATGTCATGTTATCAAAAATTCCGTAAATTCCCATTTTTTCCATACTTCATTATAACTGAAAAGAAAATTCTGATACAATTGTCGATGTAATCGTACGtttgattgaattgaaaatgatgaatgtacTGTTTTTCAGTTATCTGGAAataacattttatgaattttagaACAAATAATTATGACAGAGCTATTCGTATTTGACGtcacaaaattaaaacatatcaatttatttatttatttatttattttgttttatttacccagggtagtctCTTCAGTATACAACTGCTTTACAAGAGAGCCCTGTTCAAAtgttaacaataaaatattacaatatcaTACAATGTAAAAAGAGTAAAACATTACATACAACATACAGAGAAAACAACTATAAAAACCAGAGAACAACAAATAATACCAGcatgataaaaatagaaatactaAAAATAGAGTAATACAATAAAATCAATTAACGCCAGTTATGTCATAATGGCGGTCTTAtcctcgatttttttttattaacatcaagtaaaaagaagaaaaaatgctAAACaggtatacatatataaaaatatagattacaataatatatttaaagaaagaaaacaacaacaacaatccCTCCCCATCCCCGACCCCACTATAAAGCCCACTATGACTATCACATATGATTATATCGGAATTCAGTTAAAATGTATTCagtttactttaaaaatgaacTAAAATTCTAAACTTAGTTGTTTACAATGCttcttaaaaataataaatgatccACAAGTTTGTATGTTTAAAGGAAGAGTATTGAAAATGACGATTGCTTGAtaagaaaaagttgatttcataTATTCTGTTCTAGGTGTTGGGACATGTAAAGGATTGGTTGCAGCATATCTTGTAGAGTAGTAAATTGGTCTATAGGAAACGAGTCTTGTTAGATACATTGGTACAAGgttattaattattttatacatCATTATACAGTAATTGAATTTTATACGTTGTTGGACGGATTGCCAATTTAGGGTATGTAACAGAACCTTAGTTGGTGTATATCTATCGACATTCAAAATCAAAGTAATGCGGGTTGGCTTTGTGATCACTTGTCTAAACTGAAGGGAATCACACAAGTCTGTGATTTTCCGAGACAAAAGGTTGTTTGTTAACATATTACAATTCATGTCTCCTGTGATTAGTATTTTATTACTTATATTACAAACGTTTTCAATGTTATATTCTAATTCTTCAAACACATCTATTGTTGCCTTGGGAGGGCGATACACAATACCTAGTAGGTATGATTTCTGGTTGGTTATTTGGATTTCTATCCACATTAATtccaaagaaatattttcaaggtcatttctccttttataggtaatatttgatttaatatagcaaccaacaccaccaccagcTCCACAAATTCTATCTTTTCTCTCTAAGTTATATCCATTTATATGTAAACTTCCAGAGGGAAAATCATTGTCCAACCAGGTTTCAGACattgaaaaaatatcatatgGATTAGAATCTAAAAACAACTCTATTTCATCCTTTTTATTCCTTAAACTGTGAACATTAAGGTGTGATACTTTAATTCCCCTCTCTGTTgggaatttatatttttgcaatttagAGTTCTCGTTAAAATTATCTTGAGATTCTCTTGTTAGAGGTACATTTATATCTTTTTGAGGTGAATTTTCAACGTAAAAAGGAAGTTCATTCATTAAACACTTATTACAAATCCAGTCAATCGTCGACATAAAAATATTATCTGAAACATTTCCACATTTCAAATGAGACCATTTTGAACATTTAACACAAAGGATAGCTTTCTGATTGTTTCTAACGGacttattacaaaaaatgcatgGGAAAGCTAGGTTCATATAATCTGAGCATTACGTTCATATTTGAACTAGTGTAGATTTCATGAGTCTATAGTTTTTCTATTTGGTTTTCAGAAGTGATAGTTACCCATCTTTGTGTTGCCTTCACAAGGGCTTTGACTCTACCATCAGTTGTGTATACCTTCGATATCAGATCAGATTTGTTAGCAGCGTTGACGAGGGACTGACGATGTCTTGTAAGGTCTTCATGGATGAAGATCTTAGTTCCTTTCAACTTTGCTCTGTTACTGTAGATCATTTTCCTGATGTTATAACGAGCGAACTTCATGATGATGACACGAGGCTTGGCACCTTCTGACATTCCTGATCGCGACGTGAGACGATGACTCCGATCAATATCGGTTGATGTTAGATTGATGTCCAGCTTCTCATTGACCACTTGTCGTATGACTTCGTCCGTGTTTTCGTCTTCCTTCTCTGGAATGCCGTGGAACCGTAGACAGCTTCGACGACTATATTATTCAACGGATTTTCACCAAATTAAGCTTTTATTACCCCAGTATACCCCAGaacaatgttgatttgaataaatagagaagagAAACATcaacaagcacaatgctgaaaatgttatcaaaatcggatgtataataagaaagttatgacattttataattatgtttttttcacagaacagttaaATGCACGACTCAGTGAcacgcaaatgagagagtctaTGATGTCACCCatgcactcactatttctttcgtttttcttcatggtttgaattatacaatatttcaatattaacagattttacattaaaggacaagtccaccccaacaaaaagttgatttgaataaaaagagaaaaatccaacaaacataacactgaaaatttcatcaaaatcggatgtgaaataagaaagttatgacattttgaaatttcgcttaatttcacacaacagctatattcacatcctggtcggtatgcaaatgagggaactgatgacgtcacccactcactatttattttgtattctattatatgaaatatgaaatattcttattttctcccccttgtcatgtgaaatcaagttttattcctccctgaatatgtggaattcacatttgtttaacattatgtggTTCTGTCAAGTTATACcttattgtcaattctgtaaaaattgaaatattgtataattcaaacaataaaaaacaaaagaaatagtgagtgattgacatCGTCAACTggtatcactgagttgtgcatattactgttttgagaaaaataagcgaaactttaaaatgtcataactttcttattttacatccaattttgatgaaattttcagcgttatgctagtttgatttttctctatttattcaaatcaacattttcctgggcggggtggacttgacctttaaggacctacttgactgaaacataaatCAATGGTAATACCATATGTTCAGCTAGGAATATAAAACTCTCGTTTCATATAGGACAATGAggagacaataataatattttctatttcatagaataaaatacaagataaagtagtgagtgggtgacgtcaacAGTCCCCTCattaccgaccaggatgtgaatataactgttttgcgaaatcaagcgaaacttaaaaatgtcagagcgctctttcttattttacatccgatctcgatgaaattttcactgttatgtttgttgggattttctctttttattaaaatcaactttttgatgggatggacttgtcctttctTTTTTGAAGTatcttttatttcactttttaatcCCTTTCTCGCATAATATCGTAAAATTTAGATCCTGTGTTTTATATTGAAGGTGAAGAGATGAAATTTATCCAGTGTGTGAGTATAGAATATCACAAAAGggttttattttatcttgttttttttatgtgttgTGTTTCACGGCACCCATTGCTTGTTACTTTTCTGTATTTCTCGGTTTTTGTTTCTTCCTATATATCTCTGTATATGAATTGTTATTAGTTTATAATCTGCAAGTCcgtagccggggggggggggatgttcaGGGTGTTCGATCGAACCCCCTATATTTTCAAGAGCAAGAAAAATAGGGGAGGAAAACAATTTTTACTGGGCAAAATGGCCaacaattttgacacttttttttgcttgacaatTTTTAAACGCAAGGTCGCACCCCGAACCCCCTAAATGAAGTTCTTGGCTACGGGGCTGACCTGTATGATAACCATTTAACCACGTATTTGTATCACTTCATGTTAGATAGTTCGTTCGTAACTTTATTAACCTTTGTCTAATTGTCGTATCCAGTATAATTATCAAGATAAGAGGAGAGGGCGTATTAAATGAAACCCGCTTTTGTATAGAAAGGAAGACATGGCCATTATTTTGCGGGTTATTTTAACTAATTCCTTATATTGAAGCAGATGATTCAAGACTATTACCCGACAATTCGGATGTAACAAAGGCCATTGACAGTTTATAATTTATGTCGccatatgtttttttaaatttgatttatttaaccTTTGACAGTTGCACTTTCGGGGTGGCATCCCCTAGTTTCCCCCCACATTGCCCCCCcccagaaattaaaaaaaacaaaacaaaaagtatGGGGTAATTCGCCCTAGACCCCAGTGGCGTAGTAAACCGAGAGAAttttgaggaggggggggggggcatgacgTAAAGGGCAAGATTTCTAAAAAGATGCGAGCAACATGTTGACTTTGTTGATAAAAAACTTATTTCATtaatgatagattttgacatgattatACAAAGAAAATGGGACAATATTTCATCCCTTTtatattcctttattttctttttccttggTTGTGATTATTTTTCGGGGGGTTCATAGCCCCAAGCCCTCACCATATATATCCCAGTGCTTgcccaaccattttctttgccctgcacttgccccccccccctcttaaaaaatattggtgccGCCACTGACCATTGAAACTCTCAAAACTTGTGGATATTTATTGCTGTTATCTACACATTTCTTTGATGGCCGTCCCAGAAATATTCAAAGGGATCGAAAATccgtaaaatacaaaaaaagaattacGAGCAAGCAAGACAAAGCCATTGAGCTTATTGTGAAGCcaccttcttttttcttctgatcATGAGCACCCTCTCCTTAGTAAGATTGGCCATTGTTtctatgatattaaaaaaaataccttttaAACCTATTAATTCAAGCATGAAAAATGTTCTCCTTAAGGCCTTCGTACTCGAGACATTTTATTTGTGTCATATTATGTCACTCTACGATTGATTTTATTAAATACCATGTATTTACATTATTCAATGTTACCACCCCGAGTctcttgttttatttgataGTTCCTTCAACTATTTTCCATACGATTAGCAAAAGAGCTTAAGTAAAAATATTAAAGTCTTTGCATGTAGTGTAATGCAGCGTATGTATTACTTTCAAATccttaatgatttttcatgaaattaactttcggggggggggggatattcaTCCCTACTCTCTcctccccgccccccccccccatccttaCCCAACCTGGACCATGgtttcaagtttcaaaatttattgatcaAATTCCACACATATTGTATCATTctcaattttacaaacaaacACTTGTAtggacaatttcagtgaaacacaaagttacaaatcaaatatataaataaatataaatacgaAATACAGAGAGAGTGATATATAGATAGAAATCTAGTGGGCCCCTTACatatttgactatgtattgtttgattttgttgtgctttgtgaacggaaaatgaataaatctaaatctaaatctaaatctataaTAGTTTAGAAACATCAAAAATACTTAAGTCACATGGTTGAGATTATTTGTTCGTATTTACGATCATAGCGACTGAGCGAGAAAAATTATCAAATGTTGAGAGtgaatattattaaaaataacactACGTCTTACTGCATATCTGGAGGCAAAGCAGGAACAGTTTTGGAAGTGTATGGGGTatactgaccatgcaaaaaacaaTCACTTTCGGATGGTGATTTTTAAAGGTTTTTACACagtttggaggaaaaaaatgggGGCTGAAACTACCCCAGCCATCGATCCtgagggatgggggggggggggggtagggacgATCGccctcatttttgttttaaagtatTCTTTTATCGCTTCTTCCATATACTGACTTCATATAAATTTCATAACGTCATAAATGATACATCAAGATACCAGTAAAATAACTAATTCATAAACATAATTGATccattcatttttcaattttactgaaaaaaagttAAGCAATATGATACAGAAAATATTTGGGAAAAGAATAACAAACAAACCCGCACATCGCATACACAAAAAATCGGATAgcaaatagcgaagttattgaatagcaatattttgtgaaacggttacataattattatgcacgttgtcatgaatattcattagatgggctgatgatgtcacatccccgctttccttgttttttttgttattccatgaaatcatatcactcaaacatatatatatatatatatatatatatataaatgtttgAGTGATATATGTCTCcttcataatgaaataagtttcagCAATGAGTGTCTATTGcattatcaatttcaatttttttttagttcttggaggaataaaagtgaattaacataatttcatgtaattaaaaaaaaaaaaaaaaacaagtgggggatgtgacgtcatcagtttgttcattgaatattcatgaagacatgcatagaactgtttcaccgaaataatgcaaaatgtttaaatgtaaatataactttgttattccttgtccgattttggtcaaatttgccttgttttgtttgtctgatctttctttatctgttcaattcatattattttcagtctggagtacccctttaaatttttattaaaattaaacAACATAACACTTTTTTGGCACTCTTCACGTGCAAAATGCTCGATTTTTTTTGTCCGAGAATTTTACTCTATGTAATtagatatcaatattttcagcccggagtacccttTTAATATTTAAGTAACTTTAGCCTCGGTCAGGGAGAATAGGCGCGACCGAAGCCATTTTCTCAAGGAAGAACACATATTccaaataatgacaaaaattcAGAGCGCGtttgacaaaaataaacaaatttagaATTGAAACCCCCATTTTACGGCAGTAATATTATTGGGTGAAGTAGGGAGTTCaatcaaaaaaagtttcaatgCAGTCTACGCTATTGCAGCTAGGGATAATTGACTTGATATACTTGCagaaaacattgatgaattctgcattaaatattattttatgagGGAGCGTGTAGCGACCGAGCGACAAAATGTTCGAATTTGAATACCGGTGGAGTATATAAAAGCTTTAATTTTAGAGTACTTGACGACATAAATGGAATACTGCCCTGTTCAATAATTACATACGCATATATATAGGGCCTACGTTATCTTtttatctaccccccccccccttgtggtcgattttttttttttggagggggggttgagcccgaaagccccccccccgaCCGGCCTGATCAGAGGTTCAATACCCGGTCACGTCTGTCGGATGGTGATGTAAATTATATGATACTAGTATATATCtgattaaggacgttccacagttaaagtgaaatccatgtcattttcaccaaactttgcacatagatactttagaacctcaatattcgaaatatgcaaaaattaacataggtccatgtgcttgattttttgctatagaacttcaaagttcacccaaattgaatttcttaagaattgcgcattcaaaagaatttggcatttttagaccgcccaagattacttcaatgagtttaaacctgtattactcagtcaaaatacatgaaaaagtcatcaaatttcgcaagagagttgaTAATCGTattgttagaatggagaatatatttatagtgctatttgtttgcaattttaagtttaacagcactgtcagttcttaaaaatggcgtaaaagaaaacaaaatcccaatctaaaaaatgtgaaaaatcagtaacaaactacaaaagtacaataaatgctgcactttattcaaaatccatgtcattttcaccaaaatttgtagagttgtagaggaaggtatacctaagaggaacaaacattaaaaaataggggttcatgcgcttgtttttaaactatcagtatttttattagagcaaatgtgctttttaaaacaccaaaaatgagccgaatgctttgtatctatgtgaagaaaaaatcaaaaccactctaccatttattcaaactcggggtaatattcgtgattcttggcagccctgcagagtaaagtattttgaaattgtagagaatctttttttttaatggtccatggaataattccattttttagcttcatgaaataacgcgtcggatctgcagttaaagtgcagaagatgagaaaaatcagcacatacccgcagctaattaatcacctgttcatccattgtgacgtcagcgcgcagagtgtaaactatgcgcagatcataatgcgcacaaacataactgtggaacgtccttaatacaCGTCTGTAAAAACCATAGAGATAATTataatacatctctatggtaaAACTCAAACGCACACACATTCCAGTGGTATCAGTCTAGTTGGAAATGttacaaattttcatctttataGCAATAGCCTATCGTAATGCATGCCCCTTATAAGGTCGTTGATGGTAGGTGTGGCCAAGAGGGACGTGAAAAAGACCTCCGAACTTGGCTAGCCTAGCTGAAAAAGTATATGAAATCAGTGAgatattcaagattcaagattcttTTATTGGTCAATGCACGGATACAAGGAAATTTGGTTTCCAATGGCTTTAACAATAAGTCTACACAAATATGAAAAGTACAATATATCATAACATTATTGAAATACTTTACATtaacaatcaaaatgaattattaataattatttagtaTTGATATTGTCCTGCTTAGCGTCAGGGTCATTGAAAAATCAATGCCAGACACTTTTGGTGGTGAGAGAAGAGCCGCCAGACGCAACATTATAAGGGGTCTGACTTCGTATACTAGCGTAATGCAAAAGTCAAAGATCaatgtattttcttatttaaaaatCTCAAACTTCCGACACTTTTGAACAGGTATCTTGTTTATGCTGAAACCGTGATACACCAAAACTTATAAATGCAGAAAGTGGCTAATGACTGGTTGCATGGGTAGGGTTGGGGTGTGGAGGGGGTGGTTGAGGGGGAAGGGACGGGAGAGGAAGAACACCGCGGAAAAAGGGTATATctatctggggggggggggggtaacttgaccgaagaaaaacattaaaaagagAGATCGAGAAAGGTGAAAGATTGTCACCACTAGGAAATTAACCCCTAAAAATGCAAAGCATCAAGAGTGGTTTTGGATTCGAATTTCGTtgtgggtgggggtgggggaggatGGTCTGCCGGGGGCTTTAGAAGATCGATCCGTTGGTCAATATATGGAAATTACTTAGTCATATCTTGGGCACCATGGGGTTACTATACTGACCACGCAGCTAGGAATCTGTATCTATTTCATCTACAGCCTTCCAGTTGGCATtaccccacccccccctccccttgaaggaaaaaaaaaaaggaatttgcaTTGCTACAATAAAAACCCGGCTGGCATTTCGAGCGAGATGAacgaaagtttgttgacctcatCTGTCTTCCGGTTTCGCTCATCTCTCATTCAACATGGCAGACATCGACTACGAAAGAGTTTTATGTGTGAAACCCGAGGTTCATGTCTTCAGAATACCGCCTCGGACATCGAATAGAGGATACAGGTAAGAGTGTAGAGGATTAGTACATGCAAATGGGGTAGGTATTGATGTTTTCTAAAcattatttcttgtttttcagcCTTATTTTGCAGGCGGCTGATTTTGAAGGGGGCGTGGGGAGCGAGAGGCCGAGAACGCCGGCGGGGACCGGGTTGGTGTGGCCGAAGATGGGCCTCACGTTTTCGCCTAGGCCCTATATAGAGTATATGGCTGCGATGCCCAAGCCAAGGGCCAGGCCAAGACAGAAATGAACGTCTTTTCTCATATTCCTAG encodes the following:
- the LOC129255511 gene encoding protein fem-1 homolog C-like, yielding MASSKKSRNSRAINLVSRMEKTPTMSLKDIKKFAASHPKDFDVNGRNKHGKTALMFACGSRNTELVAFLLDQGADPNSQCECGNSPIYFAVFDTCCYSIYEFKHAYSLVPGTIERKVDILRLLIDHGATPMCNSKGLDPCCLAAMCKQSDLVNFFLQRNTRYMQLSDEEQIRALEILGVTVILAEDYSLDGDVESAYTYLSRAKSIRKKISSASSEERRKYTFSNGFSIFSGMEVDFEEWRSSQFDKWNIITQAFLIAERTLPENIVMDYFVPKLLLHARSGVFHYRRDIEMKALQIFKDAVQLEQQSKLKIGSVIGCILEGLRGVDVKFWKNYDVKECISIMNSCLPIFESAPRRIVRKAQEEMLKCLGSDLIAIAMSSCPESTETFESLLTFAEQFVKTIRKKCKGCNVTSVSHDIIVRCRNYLLDRRVRVNDTKLKRLKRLISRLVQCEDATHRNIDRNTMLHSLMKMHLSIYPQFLKDVALVLIRNGCDPKKRNNRHETWEEVIDYLPYTLTPEFKDLKEIITSQSHSVLPLEEIASRTILRHHITHEGVLPKNLSRIVTGDLWPPDSSKSDLEGGRERNEDRDLDSDYDIDLECEPESDSEYDSHMYFDSDSDSDFFFHSMSRYGYYEGSSSEFYD